From a region of the Erinaceus europaeus chromosome 14, mEriEur2.1, whole genome shotgun sequence genome:
- the GPS1 gene encoding COP9 signalosome complex subunit 1 isoform X2, with protein sequence MPLPVQVFNLQGAVEPMQIDVDPQEDPQNAPDVNYVVENPTLDLEQYAASYSGLMRIERLQFIADHCPPLRVEALKMALSFVQRTFNVDMYEEIHRKLSEATRELQNAPDAIPESGVEPPSLDTAWVEATRKKALLKLEKLDTDLKNYKGNSIKESIRRGHDDLGDHYLDCGDLSNALKCYSRARDYCTSAKHVINMCLNVIKVSVYLQNWSHVLSYVSKAESTPEIAERGERDSQTQAILTKLKCAAGLAELAARKYKQAAKCFLLASFDHCDFPEVRGFPELLSPSNVAIYGGLCALATFDRQELQRNVISSSSFKLFLELEPQVRDIIFKFYESKYASCLKMLDEMKDNLLLDMYLAPHVRTLYTQIRNRALIQYFSPYVSADMRKMAIAFNTTVAALEDELTQLILEGLINARIDSHSKILYARDVDQRSTTFEKSLLMGKEFQRRAKAMILRAAVLRNQIHVKSPPREGSQGELTPANSQSRMSTNM encoded by the exons ATGCCGCTCCCGGTTCAGGTGTTTAATTTGCAG GGGGCGGTGGAGCCCATGCAGATTGACGTGGACCCTCAGGAGGATCCCCAGAACGCACCTGATGTCAACTATGTGGTGGAGAACCCCACCCTG GACCTGGAACAGTACGCAGCCAGTTACAGTGGCCTGATGCGTATCGAGAGGCTGCAGTTCATCGCTGACCACTGCCCCCCTCTGCGAGTGGAGGCCCTGAAGATGGCGCTGTCCTTTGTGCAGAGGACCTTCAATGTGGACATGTACGAGGAGATCCACCGCAAGCTCTCGGAAGCCACCAG GGAGCTGCAGAACGCGCCTGATGCCATCCCTGAGAGTGGCGTGGAGCCCCCATCCCTGGACACAGCCTGGGTGGAGGCCACACGGAAGAAAGCCCTGCTGAAGCTGGAGAAGCTTGACACAGACCTGAAGAACTACAAGGGCAACTCCATCAAGGAGAGCATCAG ACGTGGCCACGATGATCTGGGTGACCACTATCTTGACTGTGGGGACCTCAGCAATGCCCTCAAGTGTTACTCCCGGGCCCGAGACTACTGCACGAGTGCCAAGCACGTCATCAACATGTGCCTCAATGTCATCAAG GTCAGTGTCTACTTGCAGAACTGGTCTCATGTCTTGAGCTACGTCAGCAAGGCCGAGTCTACCCCAGAGATTGCTGAG CGTGGGGAGCGGGACAGCCAGACCCAGGCCATCCTTACCAAGCTCAAGTGTGCTGCAG GCCTGGCTGAGCTGGCTGCACGCAAGTATAAGCAGGCAGCTAAGTGCTTCCTGCTGGCTTCCTTCGACCACTGTGACTTTCCTGAGGTGAGGGGCTTCCCCGAG CTGCTCTCACCCAGCAACGTGGCCATCTACGGTGGCCTGTGTGCCCTGGCCACTTTTGACCGACAGGAGCTGCAGCGGAATGTCATCTCCAGCAG CTCCTTCAAATTGTTTTTGGAGCTGGAGCCACAGGTTCGAGATATCATCTTCAAGTTCTATGAGTCCAAGTATGCCTCGTGCCTGAAGATGCTGGATGAAATGAAG GACAACCTGCTCTTGGACATGTACCTGGCTCCCCACGTCAGGACCCTGTACACCCAGATCCGCAACCGTGCCCTCATCCAG TATTTCAGTCCTTATGTGTCAGCTGATATGCGCAAGATGGCCATAGCCTTCAACACCACGGTGGCAGCACTGGAAGATGAGCTGACCCAGCTCATCCTGGAGGGGCTCATCAATGCCCGCATTGACTCCCACAGCAAG ATCCTGTATGCCCGGGATGTGGACCAGCGCAGCACAACCTTTGAGAAGTCCCTGCTGATGGGCAAGGAGTTTCAGCGACGTGCCAAAGCCATGATCCTACGGGCAGCTGTGCTGCGCAACCAGATTCATGTCAAG TCACCACCCCGAGAAGGCAGCCAGGGTGAGCTGACCCCGGCCAACAGCCAGTCCCGAATGAGCACCAACATGTGA
- the GPS1 gene encoding COP9 signalosome complex subunit 1 isoform X3 encodes MPLPVQVFNLQGAVEPMQIDVDPQEDPQNAPDVNYVVENPTLDLEQYAASYSGLMRIERLQFIADHCPPLRVEALKMALSFVQRTFNVDMYEEIHRKLSEATRELQNAPDAIPESGVEPPSLDTAWVEATRKKALLKLEKLDTDLKNYKGNSIKESIRRGHDDLGDHYLDCGDLSNALKCYSRARDYCTSAKHVINMCLNVIKVSVYLQNWSHVLSYVSKAESTPEIAEQRGERDSQTQAILTKLKCAAGLAELAARKYKQAAKCFLLASFDHCDFPELLSPSNVAIYGGLCALATFDRQELQRNVISSSSFKLFLELEPQVRDIIFKFYESKYASCLKMLDEMKDNLLLDMYLAPHVRTLYTQIRNRALIQYFSPYVSADMRKMAIAFNTTVAALEDELTQLILEGLINARIDSHSKILYARDVDQRSTTFEKSLLMGKEFQRRAKAMILRAAVLRNQIHVKSPPREGSQGELTPANSQSRMSTNM; translated from the exons ATGCCGCTCCCGGTTCAGGTGTTTAATTTGCAG GGGGCGGTGGAGCCCATGCAGATTGACGTGGACCCTCAGGAGGATCCCCAGAACGCACCTGATGTCAACTATGTGGTGGAGAACCCCACCCTG GACCTGGAACAGTACGCAGCCAGTTACAGTGGCCTGATGCGTATCGAGAGGCTGCAGTTCATCGCTGACCACTGCCCCCCTCTGCGAGTGGAGGCCCTGAAGATGGCGCTGTCCTTTGTGCAGAGGACCTTCAATGTGGACATGTACGAGGAGATCCACCGCAAGCTCTCGGAAGCCACCAG GGAGCTGCAGAACGCGCCTGATGCCATCCCTGAGAGTGGCGTGGAGCCCCCATCCCTGGACACAGCCTGGGTGGAGGCCACACGGAAGAAAGCCCTGCTGAAGCTGGAGAAGCTTGACACAGACCTGAAGAACTACAAGGGCAACTCCATCAAGGAGAGCATCAG ACGTGGCCACGATGATCTGGGTGACCACTATCTTGACTGTGGGGACCTCAGCAATGCCCTCAAGTGTTACTCCCGGGCCCGAGACTACTGCACGAGTGCCAAGCACGTCATCAACATGTGCCTCAATGTCATCAAG GTCAGTGTCTACTTGCAGAACTGGTCTCATGTCTTGAGCTACGTCAGCAAGGCCGAGTCTACCCCAGAGATTGCTGAG CAGCGTGGGGAGCGGGACAGCCAGACCCAGGCCATCCTTACCAAGCTCAAGTGTGCTGCAG GCCTGGCTGAGCTGGCTGCACGCAAGTATAAGCAGGCAGCTAAGTGCTTCCTGCTGGCTTCCTTCGACCACTGTGACTTTCCTGAG CTGCTCTCACCCAGCAACGTGGCCATCTACGGTGGCCTGTGTGCCCTGGCCACTTTTGACCGACAGGAGCTGCAGCGGAATGTCATCTCCAGCAG CTCCTTCAAATTGTTTTTGGAGCTGGAGCCACAGGTTCGAGATATCATCTTCAAGTTCTATGAGTCCAAGTATGCCTCGTGCCTGAAGATGCTGGATGAAATGAAG GACAACCTGCTCTTGGACATGTACCTGGCTCCCCACGTCAGGACCCTGTACACCCAGATCCGCAACCGTGCCCTCATCCAG TATTTCAGTCCTTATGTGTCAGCTGATATGCGCAAGATGGCCATAGCCTTCAACACCACGGTGGCAGCACTGGAAGATGAGCTGACCCAGCTCATCCTGGAGGGGCTCATCAATGCCCGCATTGACTCCCACAGCAAG ATCCTGTATGCCCGGGATGTGGACCAGCGCAGCACAACCTTTGAGAAGTCCCTGCTGATGGGCAAGGAGTTTCAGCGACGTGCCAAAGCCATGATCCTACGGGCAGCTGTGCTGCGCAACCAGATTCATGTCAAG TCACCACCCCGAGAAGGCAGCCAGGGTGAGCTGACCCCGGCCAACAGCCAGTCCCGAATGAGCACCAACATGTGA
- the GPS1 gene encoding COP9 signalosome complex subunit 1 isoform X1 gives MPLPVQVFNLQGAVEPMQIDVDPQEDPQNAPDVNYVVENPTLDLEQYAASYSGLMRIERLQFIADHCPPLRVEALKMALSFVQRTFNVDMYEEIHRKLSEATRELQNAPDAIPESGVEPPSLDTAWVEATRKKALLKLEKLDTDLKNYKGNSIKESIRRGHDDLGDHYLDCGDLSNALKCYSRARDYCTSAKHVINMCLNVIKVSVYLQNWSHVLSYVSKAESTPEIAEQRGERDSQTQAILTKLKCAAGLAELAARKYKQAAKCFLLASFDHCDFPEVRGFPELLSPSNVAIYGGLCALATFDRQELQRNVISSSSFKLFLELEPQVRDIIFKFYESKYASCLKMLDEMKDNLLLDMYLAPHVRTLYTQIRNRALIQYFSPYVSADMRKMAIAFNTTVAALEDELTQLILEGLINARIDSHSKILYARDVDQRSTTFEKSLLMGKEFQRRAKAMILRAAVLRNQIHVKSPPREGSQGELTPANSQSRMSTNM, from the exons ATGCCGCTCCCGGTTCAGGTGTTTAATTTGCAG GGGGCGGTGGAGCCCATGCAGATTGACGTGGACCCTCAGGAGGATCCCCAGAACGCACCTGATGTCAACTATGTGGTGGAGAACCCCACCCTG GACCTGGAACAGTACGCAGCCAGTTACAGTGGCCTGATGCGTATCGAGAGGCTGCAGTTCATCGCTGACCACTGCCCCCCTCTGCGAGTGGAGGCCCTGAAGATGGCGCTGTCCTTTGTGCAGAGGACCTTCAATGTGGACATGTACGAGGAGATCCACCGCAAGCTCTCGGAAGCCACCAG GGAGCTGCAGAACGCGCCTGATGCCATCCCTGAGAGTGGCGTGGAGCCCCCATCCCTGGACACAGCCTGGGTGGAGGCCACACGGAAGAAAGCCCTGCTGAAGCTGGAGAAGCTTGACACAGACCTGAAGAACTACAAGGGCAACTCCATCAAGGAGAGCATCAG ACGTGGCCACGATGATCTGGGTGACCACTATCTTGACTGTGGGGACCTCAGCAATGCCCTCAAGTGTTACTCCCGGGCCCGAGACTACTGCACGAGTGCCAAGCACGTCATCAACATGTGCCTCAATGTCATCAAG GTCAGTGTCTACTTGCAGAACTGGTCTCATGTCTTGAGCTACGTCAGCAAGGCCGAGTCTACCCCAGAGATTGCTGAG CAGCGTGGGGAGCGGGACAGCCAGACCCAGGCCATCCTTACCAAGCTCAAGTGTGCTGCAG GCCTGGCTGAGCTGGCTGCACGCAAGTATAAGCAGGCAGCTAAGTGCTTCCTGCTGGCTTCCTTCGACCACTGTGACTTTCCTGAGGTGAGGGGCTTCCCCGAG CTGCTCTCACCCAGCAACGTGGCCATCTACGGTGGCCTGTGTGCCCTGGCCACTTTTGACCGACAGGAGCTGCAGCGGAATGTCATCTCCAGCAG CTCCTTCAAATTGTTTTTGGAGCTGGAGCCACAGGTTCGAGATATCATCTTCAAGTTCTATGAGTCCAAGTATGCCTCGTGCCTGAAGATGCTGGATGAAATGAAG GACAACCTGCTCTTGGACATGTACCTGGCTCCCCACGTCAGGACCCTGTACACCCAGATCCGCAACCGTGCCCTCATCCAG TATTTCAGTCCTTATGTGTCAGCTGATATGCGCAAGATGGCCATAGCCTTCAACACCACGGTGGCAGCACTGGAAGATGAGCTGACCCAGCTCATCCTGGAGGGGCTCATCAATGCCCGCATTGACTCCCACAGCAAG ATCCTGTATGCCCGGGATGTGGACCAGCGCAGCACAACCTTTGAGAAGTCCCTGCTGATGGGCAAGGAGTTTCAGCGACGTGCCAAAGCCATGATCCTACGGGCAGCTGTGCTGCGCAACCAGATTCATGTCAAG TCACCACCCCGAGAAGGCAGCCAGGGTGAGCTGACCCCGGCCAACAGCCAGTCCCGAATGAGCACCAACATGTGA
- the GPS1 gene encoding COP9 signalosome complex subunit 1 isoform X6 has protein sequence MPLPVQVFNLQGAVEPMQIDVDPQEDPQNAPDVNYVVENPTLDLEQYAASYSGLMRIERLQFIADHCPPLRVEALKMALSFVQRTFNVDMYEEIHRKLSEATRELQNAPDAIPESGVEPPSLDTAWVEATRKKALLKLEKLDTDLKNYKGNSIKESIRRGHDDLGDHYLDCGDLSNALKCYSRARDYCTSAKHVINMCLNVIKRGERDSQTQAILTKLKCAAGLAELAARKYKQAAKCFLLASFDHCDFPEVRGFPELLSPSNVAIYGGLCALATFDRQELQRNVISSSSFKLFLELEPQVRDIIFKFYESKYASCLKMLDEMKDNLLLDMYLAPHVRTLYTQIRNRALIQYFSPYVSADMRKMAIAFNTTVAALEDELTQLILEGLINARIDSHSKILYARDVDQRSTTFEKSLLMGKEFQRRAKAMILRAAVLRNQIHVKSPPREGSQGELTPANSQSRMSTNM, from the exons ATGCCGCTCCCGGTTCAGGTGTTTAATTTGCAG GGGGCGGTGGAGCCCATGCAGATTGACGTGGACCCTCAGGAGGATCCCCAGAACGCACCTGATGTCAACTATGTGGTGGAGAACCCCACCCTG GACCTGGAACAGTACGCAGCCAGTTACAGTGGCCTGATGCGTATCGAGAGGCTGCAGTTCATCGCTGACCACTGCCCCCCTCTGCGAGTGGAGGCCCTGAAGATGGCGCTGTCCTTTGTGCAGAGGACCTTCAATGTGGACATGTACGAGGAGATCCACCGCAAGCTCTCGGAAGCCACCAG GGAGCTGCAGAACGCGCCTGATGCCATCCCTGAGAGTGGCGTGGAGCCCCCATCCCTGGACACAGCCTGGGTGGAGGCCACACGGAAGAAAGCCCTGCTGAAGCTGGAGAAGCTTGACACAGACCTGAAGAACTACAAGGGCAACTCCATCAAGGAGAGCATCAG ACGTGGCCACGATGATCTGGGTGACCACTATCTTGACTGTGGGGACCTCAGCAATGCCCTCAAGTGTTACTCCCGGGCCCGAGACTACTGCACGAGTGCCAAGCACGTCATCAACATGTGCCTCAATGTCATCAAG CGTGGGGAGCGGGACAGCCAGACCCAGGCCATCCTTACCAAGCTCAAGTGTGCTGCAG GCCTGGCTGAGCTGGCTGCACGCAAGTATAAGCAGGCAGCTAAGTGCTTCCTGCTGGCTTCCTTCGACCACTGTGACTTTCCTGAGGTGAGGGGCTTCCCCGAG CTGCTCTCACCCAGCAACGTGGCCATCTACGGTGGCCTGTGTGCCCTGGCCACTTTTGACCGACAGGAGCTGCAGCGGAATGTCATCTCCAGCAG CTCCTTCAAATTGTTTTTGGAGCTGGAGCCACAGGTTCGAGATATCATCTTCAAGTTCTATGAGTCCAAGTATGCCTCGTGCCTGAAGATGCTGGATGAAATGAAG GACAACCTGCTCTTGGACATGTACCTGGCTCCCCACGTCAGGACCCTGTACACCCAGATCCGCAACCGTGCCCTCATCCAG TATTTCAGTCCTTATGTGTCAGCTGATATGCGCAAGATGGCCATAGCCTTCAACACCACGGTGGCAGCACTGGAAGATGAGCTGACCCAGCTCATCCTGGAGGGGCTCATCAATGCCCGCATTGACTCCCACAGCAAG ATCCTGTATGCCCGGGATGTGGACCAGCGCAGCACAACCTTTGAGAAGTCCCTGCTGATGGGCAAGGAGTTTCAGCGACGTGCCAAAGCCATGATCCTACGGGCAGCTGTGCTGCGCAACCAGATTCATGTCAAG TCACCACCCCGAGAAGGCAGCCAGGGTGAGCTGACCCCGGCCAACAGCCAGTCCCGAATGAGCACCAACATGTGA
- the GPS1 gene encoding COP9 signalosome complex subunit 1 isoform X5 codes for MPLPVQVFNLQGAVEPMQIDVDPQEDPQNAPDVNYVVENPTLDLEQYAASYSGLMRIERLQFIADHCPPLRVEALKMALSFVQRTFNVDMYEEIHRKLSEATRELQNAPDAIPESGVEPPSLDTAWVEATRKKALLKLEKLDTDLKNYKGNSIKESIRRGHDDLGDHYLDCGDLSNALKCYSRARDYCTSAKHVINMCLNVIKQRGERDSQTQAILTKLKCAAGLAELAARKYKQAAKCFLLASFDHCDFPEVRGFPELLSPSNVAIYGGLCALATFDRQELQRNVISSSSFKLFLELEPQVRDIIFKFYESKYASCLKMLDEMKDNLLLDMYLAPHVRTLYTQIRNRALIQYFSPYVSADMRKMAIAFNTTVAALEDELTQLILEGLINARIDSHSKILYARDVDQRSTTFEKSLLMGKEFQRRAKAMILRAAVLRNQIHVKSPPREGSQGELTPANSQSRMSTNM; via the exons ATGCCGCTCCCGGTTCAGGTGTTTAATTTGCAG GGGGCGGTGGAGCCCATGCAGATTGACGTGGACCCTCAGGAGGATCCCCAGAACGCACCTGATGTCAACTATGTGGTGGAGAACCCCACCCTG GACCTGGAACAGTACGCAGCCAGTTACAGTGGCCTGATGCGTATCGAGAGGCTGCAGTTCATCGCTGACCACTGCCCCCCTCTGCGAGTGGAGGCCCTGAAGATGGCGCTGTCCTTTGTGCAGAGGACCTTCAATGTGGACATGTACGAGGAGATCCACCGCAAGCTCTCGGAAGCCACCAG GGAGCTGCAGAACGCGCCTGATGCCATCCCTGAGAGTGGCGTGGAGCCCCCATCCCTGGACACAGCCTGGGTGGAGGCCACACGGAAGAAAGCCCTGCTGAAGCTGGAGAAGCTTGACACAGACCTGAAGAACTACAAGGGCAACTCCATCAAGGAGAGCATCAG ACGTGGCCACGATGATCTGGGTGACCACTATCTTGACTGTGGGGACCTCAGCAATGCCCTCAAGTGTTACTCCCGGGCCCGAGACTACTGCACGAGTGCCAAGCACGTCATCAACATGTGCCTCAATGTCATCAAG CAGCGTGGGGAGCGGGACAGCCAGACCCAGGCCATCCTTACCAAGCTCAAGTGTGCTGCAG GCCTGGCTGAGCTGGCTGCACGCAAGTATAAGCAGGCAGCTAAGTGCTTCCTGCTGGCTTCCTTCGACCACTGTGACTTTCCTGAGGTGAGGGGCTTCCCCGAG CTGCTCTCACCCAGCAACGTGGCCATCTACGGTGGCCTGTGTGCCCTGGCCACTTTTGACCGACAGGAGCTGCAGCGGAATGTCATCTCCAGCAG CTCCTTCAAATTGTTTTTGGAGCTGGAGCCACAGGTTCGAGATATCATCTTCAAGTTCTATGAGTCCAAGTATGCCTCGTGCCTGAAGATGCTGGATGAAATGAAG GACAACCTGCTCTTGGACATGTACCTGGCTCCCCACGTCAGGACCCTGTACACCCAGATCCGCAACCGTGCCCTCATCCAG TATTTCAGTCCTTATGTGTCAGCTGATATGCGCAAGATGGCCATAGCCTTCAACACCACGGTGGCAGCACTGGAAGATGAGCTGACCCAGCTCATCCTGGAGGGGCTCATCAATGCCCGCATTGACTCCCACAGCAAG ATCCTGTATGCCCGGGATGTGGACCAGCGCAGCACAACCTTTGAGAAGTCCCTGCTGATGGGCAAGGAGTTTCAGCGACGTGCCAAAGCCATGATCCTACGGGCAGCTGTGCTGCGCAACCAGATTCATGTCAAG TCACCACCCCGAGAAGGCAGCCAGGGTGAGCTGACCCCGGCCAACAGCCAGTCCCGAATGAGCACCAACATGTGA
- the GPS1 gene encoding COP9 signalosome complex subunit 1 isoform X7, with protein MPLPVQVFNLQGAVEPMQIDVDPQEDPQNAPDVNYVVENPTLDLEQYAASYSGLMRIERLQFIADHCPPLRVEALKMALSFVQRTFNVDMYEEIHRKLSEATRELQNAPDAIPESGVEPPSLDTAWVEATRKKALLKLEKLDTDLKNYKGNSIKESIRRGHDDLGDHYLDCGDLSNALKCYSRARDYCTSAKHVINMCLNVIKQRGERDSQTQAILTKLKCAAGLAELAARKYKQAAKCFLLASFDHCDFPELLSPSNVAIYGGLCALATFDRQELQRNVISSSSFKLFLELEPQVRDIIFKFYESKYASCLKMLDEMKDNLLLDMYLAPHVRTLYTQIRNRALIQYFSPYVSADMRKMAIAFNTTVAALEDELTQLILEGLINARIDSHSKILYARDVDQRSTTFEKSLLMGKEFQRRAKAMILRAAVLRNQIHVKSPPREGSQGELTPANSQSRMSTNM; from the exons ATGCCGCTCCCGGTTCAGGTGTTTAATTTGCAG GGGGCGGTGGAGCCCATGCAGATTGACGTGGACCCTCAGGAGGATCCCCAGAACGCACCTGATGTCAACTATGTGGTGGAGAACCCCACCCTG GACCTGGAACAGTACGCAGCCAGTTACAGTGGCCTGATGCGTATCGAGAGGCTGCAGTTCATCGCTGACCACTGCCCCCCTCTGCGAGTGGAGGCCCTGAAGATGGCGCTGTCCTTTGTGCAGAGGACCTTCAATGTGGACATGTACGAGGAGATCCACCGCAAGCTCTCGGAAGCCACCAG GGAGCTGCAGAACGCGCCTGATGCCATCCCTGAGAGTGGCGTGGAGCCCCCATCCCTGGACACAGCCTGGGTGGAGGCCACACGGAAGAAAGCCCTGCTGAAGCTGGAGAAGCTTGACACAGACCTGAAGAACTACAAGGGCAACTCCATCAAGGAGAGCATCAG ACGTGGCCACGATGATCTGGGTGACCACTATCTTGACTGTGGGGACCTCAGCAATGCCCTCAAGTGTTACTCCCGGGCCCGAGACTACTGCACGAGTGCCAAGCACGTCATCAACATGTGCCTCAATGTCATCAAG CAGCGTGGGGAGCGGGACAGCCAGACCCAGGCCATCCTTACCAAGCTCAAGTGTGCTGCAG GCCTGGCTGAGCTGGCTGCACGCAAGTATAAGCAGGCAGCTAAGTGCTTCCTGCTGGCTTCCTTCGACCACTGTGACTTTCCTGAG CTGCTCTCACCCAGCAACGTGGCCATCTACGGTGGCCTGTGTGCCCTGGCCACTTTTGACCGACAGGAGCTGCAGCGGAATGTCATCTCCAGCAG CTCCTTCAAATTGTTTTTGGAGCTGGAGCCACAGGTTCGAGATATCATCTTCAAGTTCTATGAGTCCAAGTATGCCTCGTGCCTGAAGATGCTGGATGAAATGAAG GACAACCTGCTCTTGGACATGTACCTGGCTCCCCACGTCAGGACCCTGTACACCCAGATCCGCAACCGTGCCCTCATCCAG TATTTCAGTCCTTATGTGTCAGCTGATATGCGCAAGATGGCCATAGCCTTCAACACCACGGTGGCAGCACTGGAAGATGAGCTGACCCAGCTCATCCTGGAGGGGCTCATCAATGCCCGCATTGACTCCCACAGCAAG ATCCTGTATGCCCGGGATGTGGACCAGCGCAGCACAACCTTTGAGAAGTCCCTGCTGATGGGCAAGGAGTTTCAGCGACGTGCCAAAGCCATGATCCTACGGGCAGCTGTGCTGCGCAACCAGATTCATGTCAAG TCACCACCCCGAGAAGGCAGCCAGGGTGAGCTGACCCCGGCCAACAGCCAGTCCCGAATGAGCACCAACATGTGA
- the GPS1 gene encoding COP9 signalosome complex subunit 1 isoform X4, producing the protein MPLPVQVFNLQGAVEPMQIDVDPQEDPQNAPDVNYVVENPTLDLEQYAASYSGLMRIERLQFIADHCPPLRVEALKMALSFVQRTFNVDMYEEIHRKLSEATRELQNAPDAIPESGVEPPSLDTAWVEATRKKALLKLEKLDTDLKNYKGNSIKESIRRGHDDLGDHYLDCGDLSNALKCYSRARDYCTSAKHVINMCLNVIKVSVYLQNWSHVLSYVSKAESTPEIAERGERDSQTQAILTKLKCAAGLAELAARKYKQAAKCFLLASFDHCDFPELLSPSNVAIYGGLCALATFDRQELQRNVISSSSFKLFLELEPQVRDIIFKFYESKYASCLKMLDEMKDNLLLDMYLAPHVRTLYTQIRNRALIQYFSPYVSADMRKMAIAFNTTVAALEDELTQLILEGLINARIDSHSKILYARDVDQRSTTFEKSLLMGKEFQRRAKAMILRAAVLRNQIHVKSPPREGSQGELTPANSQSRMSTNM; encoded by the exons ATGCCGCTCCCGGTTCAGGTGTTTAATTTGCAG GGGGCGGTGGAGCCCATGCAGATTGACGTGGACCCTCAGGAGGATCCCCAGAACGCACCTGATGTCAACTATGTGGTGGAGAACCCCACCCTG GACCTGGAACAGTACGCAGCCAGTTACAGTGGCCTGATGCGTATCGAGAGGCTGCAGTTCATCGCTGACCACTGCCCCCCTCTGCGAGTGGAGGCCCTGAAGATGGCGCTGTCCTTTGTGCAGAGGACCTTCAATGTGGACATGTACGAGGAGATCCACCGCAAGCTCTCGGAAGCCACCAG GGAGCTGCAGAACGCGCCTGATGCCATCCCTGAGAGTGGCGTGGAGCCCCCATCCCTGGACACAGCCTGGGTGGAGGCCACACGGAAGAAAGCCCTGCTGAAGCTGGAGAAGCTTGACACAGACCTGAAGAACTACAAGGGCAACTCCATCAAGGAGAGCATCAG ACGTGGCCACGATGATCTGGGTGACCACTATCTTGACTGTGGGGACCTCAGCAATGCCCTCAAGTGTTACTCCCGGGCCCGAGACTACTGCACGAGTGCCAAGCACGTCATCAACATGTGCCTCAATGTCATCAAG GTCAGTGTCTACTTGCAGAACTGGTCTCATGTCTTGAGCTACGTCAGCAAGGCCGAGTCTACCCCAGAGATTGCTGAG CGTGGGGAGCGGGACAGCCAGACCCAGGCCATCCTTACCAAGCTCAAGTGTGCTGCAG GCCTGGCTGAGCTGGCTGCACGCAAGTATAAGCAGGCAGCTAAGTGCTTCCTGCTGGCTTCCTTCGACCACTGTGACTTTCCTGAG CTGCTCTCACCCAGCAACGTGGCCATCTACGGTGGCCTGTGTGCCCTGGCCACTTTTGACCGACAGGAGCTGCAGCGGAATGTCATCTCCAGCAG CTCCTTCAAATTGTTTTTGGAGCTGGAGCCACAGGTTCGAGATATCATCTTCAAGTTCTATGAGTCCAAGTATGCCTCGTGCCTGAAGATGCTGGATGAAATGAAG GACAACCTGCTCTTGGACATGTACCTGGCTCCCCACGTCAGGACCCTGTACACCCAGATCCGCAACCGTGCCCTCATCCAG TATTTCAGTCCTTATGTGTCAGCTGATATGCGCAAGATGGCCATAGCCTTCAACACCACGGTGGCAGCACTGGAAGATGAGCTGACCCAGCTCATCCTGGAGGGGCTCATCAATGCCCGCATTGACTCCCACAGCAAG ATCCTGTATGCCCGGGATGTGGACCAGCGCAGCACAACCTTTGAGAAGTCCCTGCTGATGGGCAAGGAGTTTCAGCGACGTGCCAAAGCCATGATCCTACGGGCAGCTGTGCTGCGCAACCAGATTCATGTCAAG TCACCACCCCGAGAAGGCAGCCAGGGTGAGCTGACCCCGGCCAACAGCCAGTCCCGAATGAGCACCAACATGTGA